One genomic window of Aquisalimonas sp. 2447 includes the following:
- a CDS encoding enoyl-CoA hydratase-related protein yields the protein MTEAVRVERRNGVLEIVLDRPPVNAIDRATSIRLGEAFAELRDDPELRAGLITGGGDKAFSAGWDLKSAAAGDEDEVGLWWHNDYGPGSFAGLTEMWDLDKPVIAAVNGLAIGGGLELAIACDLIVCTDDAYFALPEVPLGIVPDSGGLQRVPERLPYNIAMEMLLLGRRMPAEEARHYGMVNAVVSADELMTTARGWADTIAAGAPLAVQAIKEIMRETESLSVREAFTYLRENELRNFPKVLLSEDASEGVAAFAEKREPQFRGR from the coding sequence GTGACGGAAGCTGTACGCGTGGAACGTCGCAACGGGGTGCTGGAGATCGTCCTGGATCGTCCGCCCGTGAATGCCATCGACCGGGCCACGTCCATCCGCCTGGGCGAGGCTTTCGCAGAGCTGCGTGATGACCCGGAACTGCGCGCGGGACTGATCACCGGAGGTGGCGACAAGGCCTTCTCCGCGGGCTGGGATCTCAAGTCCGCCGCCGCCGGCGACGAGGATGAAGTCGGGCTGTGGTGGCACAACGACTACGGCCCGGGCAGCTTCGCCGGGCTCACCGAGATGTGGGATCTGGACAAGCCGGTGATCGCCGCGGTGAATGGCCTGGCCATCGGCGGCGGCCTGGAACTGGCCATTGCCTGCGATCTCATCGTCTGCACCGACGACGCCTATTTCGCGCTGCCGGAGGTGCCGCTGGGTATCGTGCCCGACTCCGGCGGGCTGCAGCGGGTGCCGGAACGCCTGCCGTACAACATTGCCATGGAGATGCTGCTCCTCGGCCGGCGCATGCCCGCCGAGGAGGCGCGCCATTACGGCATGGTGAATGCGGTGGTGTCGGCGGATGAACTCATGACCACGGCTCGCGGCTGGGCGGACACCATTGCCGCCGGGGCGCCGCTGGCCGTGCAGGCCATCAAGGAGATCATGCGCGAGACGGAGTCCCTGTCGGTCCGCGAGGCATTCACCTACCTGCGCGAGAACGAGCTGCGCAACTTCCCGAAGGTGCTCCTGA